A window of Drosophila subobscura isolate 14011-0131.10 chromosome E, UCBerk_Dsub_1.0, whole genome shotgun sequence contains these coding sequences:
- the LOC117891628 gene encoding uncharacterized transmembrane protein DDB_G0289901 isoform X3 — MRILQIVILTLIVAHPDQVLSARKRGKDKKADAKGGPCGKPYLRQLNGRCYYFSVKKMNWFGAQNNCLRKGLNLADLGSPEDYKAVLRFLNMRGNMEDYWFGGNDLQAEGRFTYISNGRMVRYMGELGLVEPTHRSNLDDCLEVRLRENSTMVTDDNCLEKQYFVCEKSEQKCATPTSDAVDNTQHSHEHLHHFHHDPAKGENKGGSVQEGMESDSRPVDNTNSAEVGESSLEAPQAPEEPAAAEPGAEPGAEPGAEPGAEPEQGAAPAPEEEGPIDESSPDEGPSDKSASDDETKDQTTPSTSRSEPPAGAENPPAEGGVTSPSAAQAAPGASVQPEGAQATTPGTLEGAPSAQAGPGGEAIATAGPGAEAPATGEAAGGEAAPGEGGATPPAAGGENTAGEGGATPPAEGGAANAGEAGAANAGEGGEVAAGEGGATTASEGGETKAGEGGESKAGEGGATPAGEGGETTAGEGGATAAAEGGETTAAGAAAEGAEATTAAGAEGAEAPKPAAGEGAEGGAETAAVEGEATAAPA; from the exons ATGAGGATTCTTCAAATTGTGATACTGACCTTGATCGTAGCCCATCCCGATCAAGTTCTGTCCGCCCGCAAGCGCGGCAAGGACAAAAAAGCGGATGCCAAGGGAGGTCCTTGCGGGAAACCCTACCTGAGGCAGCTGAATGGAAGATGCTACTACTTCTCCGTTAAGAAG ATGAACTGGTTTGGGGCCCAGAACAATTGCCTGCGGAAGGGCCTCAATCTGGCGGATTTGGGCAGTCCGGAGGACTACAAAGCGGTGCTGCGCTTCCTGAACATGCGGGGCAACATGGAGGACTATTGGTTCGGGGGCAACGACCTGCAGGCGGAGGGCCGCTTCACCTACATCAGCAATGGTCGCATGGTCCGCTACATGGGGGAACTGGGCTTGGTGGAGCCGACGCATCGCTCCAACCTGGACGACTGTCTGGAGGTGAGGCTGCGGGAGAACAGCACCATGGTCACCGACGACAACTGCCTGGAGAAGCAGTACTTCGTCTGCGAGAAATCCGAGCAGAAGTGCGCCACGCCCACGAGCGACGCGGTGGACAACACGCAGCACAGCCACGAGCACTTGCATCACTTCCACCACGACCCGGCAAAAGGAGAGAACAAGGGAGGGAGCGTTCAGGAAGGTATGGAAAGCGATTCGCGGCCGGTTGATAATACGAATTCAGCGGAGGTTGGGGAATCGAGCCTTGAGGCACCGCAGGCGCCggaggagccagcagcagcggagccaGGGGCAGAGCCAGGGGCAGAGCCAGGGGCAGAACCAGGGGCAGAACCAGAACAGGGAGCCGCACCGGCACCAGAGGAGGAGGGACCGATCGACGAGAGTTCACCTGACGAGGGTCCATCTGACAAGAGCGCATCCGACGATGAAACTAAAGACCAAACCACTCCGTCTACTAGCAGAAGTGAACCTCCAGCGGGTGCTGAGAACCCACCAGCAGAGGGAGGCGTCACCAGCCCTTCCGCGGCTCAAGCTGCTCCTGGTGCCAGCGTCCAGCCAGAAGGTGCCCAAGCCACGACCCCCGGCACACTCGAGGGTGCTCCGAGCGCCCAGGCAGGCCCAGGTGGCGAAGCCATCGCCACTGCTGGTCCAGGTGCCGAAGCTCCAGCAACTGGCGAAGCTGCGGGCGGAGAAGCAGCTCCCGGAGAAG GCGGAGCAACTCCACCGGCAGCAGGCGGAGAAAACACAGCTGGTGAAGGCGGAGCAACTCCACCGGCAGAAGGAGGCGCAGCTAAtgcaggagaagcaggagcagctaaTGCAGGAGAAGGCGGGGAAGTTGCAGCGGGCGAAGGAGGAGCAACTACGGCAAGTGAAGGCGGAGAGACTAAAGCCGGCGAGGGGGGAGAAAGCAAAGCGGGCGAAGGTGGAGCAACGCCTGCCGGAGAAGGTGGAGAAACAACAGCCGGAGAGGGCGGAGCTACTGCTGCGGCAGAAGGTGGAGAAACTACAGCCGCgggagcagctgctgaaggTGCCGAAGCCACCACTGCTGCCGGTGCTGAAGGTGCCGAGGCCCCCAAACCTGCCGCTGGTGAAGGTGCCGAAGGTGGTGCCGAAACTGCTGCAGTCGAAGGGGAAGCGACTGCAGCACCTGCATAA
- the LOC117891634 gene encoding late embryogenesis abundant protein ECP63 isoform X1 has translation MFSSITDASKSSLKNIGDKTASLFSKKKDEAEKLANDKALEAQKLAEEQAKKVGESVQQTKNEAEQLATSTAKDAAALATAEAQKAGQAIDQGVNRAAGAVNQTKQAVDNTVQQASAVAQNSKQVAANIADASQRAAANAVDQTKKAANDAINKSVKAAENVADQKLKQAEGAIDGALKQTSQAVDQKLNEANQYVDQKRGAAEKSFQDAASHAQESAGQQASQLLGKLSLAPK, from the exons ATGTTCAGCTCGATTACAG ATGCATCGAAAT CGTCGTTGAAGAACATTGGCGACAAGACCGCCAGTCTGTTCAGCAAGAAGAAGGATGAGGCTGAGAAGTTGGCCAACGACAAGGCTCTCGAGGCTCAGAAGCTGGCCGAGGAGCAGGCCAAGAAGGTTGGCGAGTCCGTGCAGCAGACCAAGAACGAGGCCGAGCAGTTGGCCACGAGCACAG CCAAGGATGCTGCCGCTCTGGCCACGGCCGAGGCCCAGAAGGCTGGCCAGGCTATCGATCAGGGTGTGAAtcgtgctgctggtgctgttaaCCAGACCAAGCAGGCTGTGGACAACACCGTGCAGCAGGCAAGTGCCGTCGCCCAGAACTCCAAGCAGGTGGCAGCCAACATTGCCGATGCATCGCAGCGCGCCGCCGCCAATGCCGTCGATCAGACCAAGAAGGCAGCCAACGATGCCATCAACAAGAGCGTCAAGGCCGCCGAGAACGTGGCCGAtcagaagctgaagcaggcTGAGGGCGCCATCGATGGGGCGCTCAAGCAGACCAGCCAGGCGGTGGACCAGAAGCTGAACGAGGCCAACCAGTACGTTGACCAGAAGCGCGGAGCCGCCGAGAAAAGTTTCCAGGACGCCGCCAGCCACGCCCAGGAGAGTGCCGGCCAGCAggccagccagctgctgggAAAGCTCAGCCTGGCCCCCAAGTAG
- the LOC117891628 gene encoding skin secretory protein xP2 isoform X1, translating into MRILQIVILTLIVAHPDQVLSARKRGKDKKADAKGGPCGKPYLRQLNGRCYYFSVKKMNWFGAQNNCLRKGLNLADLGSPEDYKAVLRFLNMRGNMEDYWFGGNDLQAEGRFTYISNGRMVRYMGELGLVEPTHRSNLDDCLEVRLRENSTMVTDDNCLEKQYFVCEKSEQKCATPTSDAVDNTQHSHEHLHHFHHDPAKGENKGGSVQEGMESDSRPVDNTNSAEVGESSLEAPQAPEEPAAAEPGAEPGAEPGAEPGAEPEQGAAPAPEEEGPIDESSPDEGPSDKSASDDETKDQTTPSTSRSEPPAGAENPPAEGGVTSPSAAQAAPGASVQPEGAQATTPGTLEGAPSAQAGPGGEAIATAGPGAEAPATGEAAGGEAAPGEGGATPPAEGGEAAPGEGGATPPAAGGEAAPGEGGATPPAAGGENTAGEGGATPPAEGGAANAGEAGAANAGEGGEVAAGEGGATTASEGGETKAGEGGESKAGEGGATPAGEGGETTAGEGGATAAAEGGETTAAGAAAEGAEATTAAGAEGAEAPKPAAGEGAEGGAETAAVEGEATAAPA; encoded by the exons ATGAGGATTCTTCAAATTGTGATACTGACCTTGATCGTAGCCCATCCCGATCAAGTTCTGTCCGCCCGCAAGCGCGGCAAGGACAAAAAAGCGGATGCCAAGGGAGGTCCTTGCGGGAAACCCTACCTGAGGCAGCTGAATGGAAGATGCTACTACTTCTCCGTTAAGAAG ATGAACTGGTTTGGGGCCCAGAACAATTGCCTGCGGAAGGGCCTCAATCTGGCGGATTTGGGCAGTCCGGAGGACTACAAAGCGGTGCTGCGCTTCCTGAACATGCGGGGCAACATGGAGGACTATTGGTTCGGGGGCAACGACCTGCAGGCGGAGGGCCGCTTCACCTACATCAGCAATGGTCGCATGGTCCGCTACATGGGGGAACTGGGCTTGGTGGAGCCGACGCATCGCTCCAACCTGGACGACTGTCTGGAGGTGAGGCTGCGGGAGAACAGCACCATGGTCACCGACGACAACTGCCTGGAGAAGCAGTACTTCGTCTGCGAGAAATCCGAGCAGAAGTGCGCCACGCCCACGAGCGACGCGGTGGACAACACGCAGCACAGCCACGAGCACTTGCATCACTTCCACCACGACCCGGCAAAAGGAGAGAACAAGGGAGGGAGCGTTCAGGAAGGTATGGAAAGCGATTCGCGGCCGGTTGATAATACGAATTCAGCGGAGGTTGGGGAATCGAGCCTTGAGGCACCGCAGGCGCCggaggagccagcagcagcggagccaGGGGCAGAGCCAGGGGCAGAGCCAGGGGCAGAACCAGGGGCAGAACCAGAACAGGGAGCCGCACCGGCACCAGAGGAGGAGGGACCGATCGACGAGAGTTCACCTGACGAGGGTCCATCTGACAAGAGCGCATCCGACGATGAAACTAAAGACCAAACCACTCCGTCTACTAGCAGAAGTGAACCTCCAGCGGGTGCTGAGAACCCACCAGCAGAGGGAGGCGTCACCAGCCCTTCCGCGGCTCAAGCTGCTCCTGGTGCCAGCGTCCAGCCAGAAGGTGCCCAAGCCACGACCCCCGGCACACTCGAGGGTGCTCCGAGCGCCCAGGCAGGCCCAGGTGGCGAAGCCATCGCCACTGCTGGTCCAGGTGCCGAAGCTCCAGCAACTGGCGAAGCTGCGGGCGGAGAAGCAGCTCCCGGAGAAGGCGGCGCAACTCCGCCGGCAGAAGGTGGAGAAGCTGCTCCCGGTGAAGGCGGAGCAACTCCACCGGCAGCAGGTGGAGAAGCTGCTCCCGGTGAAGGCGGAGCAACTCCACCGGCAGCAGGCGGAGAAAACACAGCTGGTGAAGGCGGAGCAACTCCACCGGCAGAAGGAGGCGCAGCTAAtgcaggagaagcaggagcagctaaTGCAGGAGAAGGCGGGGAAGTTGCAGCGGGCGAAGGAGGAGCAACTACGGCAAGTGAAGGCGGAGAGACTAAAGCCGGCGAGGGGGGAGAAAGCAAAGCGGGCGAAGGTGGAGCAACGCCTGCCGGAGAAGGTGGAGAAACAACAGCCGGAGAGGGCGGAGCTACTGCTGCGGCAGAAGGTGGAGAAACTACAGCCGCgggagcagctgctgaaggTGCCGAAGCCACCACTGCTGCCGGTGCTGAAGGTGCCGAGGCCCCCAAACCTGCCGCTGGTGAAGGTGCCGAAGGTGGTGCCGAAACTGCTGCAGTCGAAGGGGAAGCGACTGCAGCACCTGCATAA
- the LOC117891634 gene encoding late embryogenesis abundant protein ECP63 isoform X3 has translation MFSSITASLKNIGDKTASLFSKKKDEAEKLANDKALEAQKLAEEQAKKVGESVQQTKNEAEQLATSTAKDAAALATAEAQKAGQAIDQGVNRAAGAVNQTKQAVDNTVQQASAVAQNSKQVAANIADASQRAAANAVDQTKKAANDAINKSVKAAENVADQKLKQAEGAIDGALKQTSQAVDQKLNEANQYVDQKRGAAEKSFQDAASHAQESAGQQASQLLGKLSLAPK, from the exons ATGTTCAGCTCGATTACAG CGTCGTTGAAGAACATTGGCGACAAGACCGCCAGTCTGTTCAGCAAGAAGAAGGATGAGGCTGAGAAGTTGGCCAACGACAAGGCTCTCGAGGCTCAGAAGCTGGCCGAGGAGCAGGCCAAGAAGGTTGGCGAGTCCGTGCAGCAGACCAAGAACGAGGCCGAGCAGTTGGCCACGAGCACAG CCAAGGATGCTGCCGCTCTGGCCACGGCCGAGGCCCAGAAGGCTGGCCAGGCTATCGATCAGGGTGTGAAtcgtgctgctggtgctgttaaCCAGACCAAGCAGGCTGTGGACAACACCGTGCAGCAGGCAAGTGCCGTCGCCCAGAACTCCAAGCAGGTGGCAGCCAACATTGCCGATGCATCGCAGCGCGCCGCCGCCAATGCCGTCGATCAGACCAAGAAGGCAGCCAACGATGCCATCAACAAGAGCGTCAAGGCCGCCGAGAACGTGGCCGAtcagaagctgaagcaggcTGAGGGCGCCATCGATGGGGCGCTCAAGCAGACCAGCCAGGCGGTGGACCAGAAGCTGAACGAGGCCAACCAGTACGTTGACCAGAAGCGCGGAGCCGCCGAGAAAAGTTTCCAGGACGCCGCCAGCCACGCCCAGGAGAGTGCCGGCCAGCAggccagccagctgctgggAAAGCTCAGCCTGGCCCCCAAGTAG
- the LOC117891629 gene encoding fibroin heavy chain has translation MKHLLTALVVVLSAALPGEQILGSAAGAGCSRRYLRRINGKCYYFSVKKMNWHGALNNCLRKGLTLADLSNPRDFYGAIGFLSSKGNTEDFWFGGNDLQHEGRFQYISNGRLVRFFSNYSIVEPAEHSECDDCLEVRIRSNMTVVADDNCLERQYFICSERYCDDSGAGSAAKPKHHSHEHLHHFHHDIGDSDGDEEEEVNDAPPLTSGSVEHEGSESEGAVEFADLPDELNITTSTTQMMEQMERMLPTDMGPPPSDWPPTTVKDEDEEGTSDVDSSSMENIQRKLGSSDEEGEDESRPPGDGPGTPPPPPGGEGSTPGGAEGEATEAGESKATTEEGGGETKSAEGGVTTAGEGGRTAGGEGEEPTGGEGGAATAGEGGDTTAGEGGVTAAGEGGTTAGGEGGATTAGEEGGTTAGEGEGAAAGEGAAAGEGEKTAAGEGGATTAGEGAETAAGEGGATTAGEGGAPTAAEGEATTAGAGGGTPAAEGEAATAAEGGATAAAPEGEATTAAAEGETPAARAPRVPRSQRAARAPLAAMHHLI, from the exons ATGAAGCATCTACTGACTGCACTCGTGGTTGTGCTGAGTGCCGCCCTGCCCGGTGAGCAGATCCTGGGATCGGCGGCCGGAGCCGGCTGCAGCCGCCGCTACCTGAGGCGGATCAATGGCAAGTGCTATTACTTTTCCGTGAAGAAG ATGAACTGGCATGGGGCGCTGAACAATTGTCTGCGCAAGGGCCTGACTCTGGCCGATCTGAGCAACCCACGAGATTTCTATGGAGCCATCGGCTTCCTCAGCTCCAAGGGCAACACGGAGGACTTCTGGTTCGGGGGCAACGATCTGCAGCACGAGGGCCGCTTCCAGTACATCAGCAACGGGCGCCTGGTGCGCTTCTTCAGCAACTACAGCATCGTGGAGCCCGCGGAGCACTCGGAATGCGACGATTGCCTCGAGGTGCGCATCCGCTCCAACATGACGGTGGTGGCCGATGACAACTGCCTCGAGCGGCAGTACTTCATCTGCTCGGAGCGCTACTGCGACGACTCCGGCGCCGGCTCCGCCGCCAAGCCCAAGCATCACAGCCACGAGCATCTGCATCACTTCCACCACGACATTggcgacagcgacggcgacgaggaggaggaggtcaACGATGCCCCGCCCCTGACCAGCGGCTCGGTAGAGCATGAAGGCAGCGAGTCGGAGGGTGCCGTAGAGTTTGCCGATCTGCCCGACGAGCTTAATATAACAACGTCAACAACGCAGATGATGGAGCAGATGGAGCGGATGCTGCCTACAGATATGGGACCTCCGCCAAGCGACTGGCCTCCAACAACGGtcaaagatgaagatgaagaggGAACCTCCGATGTAGACTCATCATCTATGGAAAACATTCAACGGAAATTGGGTTCTTCAGATGAAGAAGGCGAGGACGAGTCACGGCCACCTGGTGATGGACCTGGcactccaccaccaccgccaggaGGGGAAGGATCTAcgccaggaggagcagaaggggAAGCGACTGAAGCGGGAGAAAGTAAAGCTACTACGGAGGAAGGAGGCGGAGAAACCAAATCCGCTGAAGGTGGAGTAACGACAGCGGGAGAAGGTGGAAGAACTGCAGGCGGAGAAGGTGAGGAACCCACCGGGGGAGAAGGTGGAGCAGCTACTGCAGGAGAGGGCGGAGATACTACTGCGGGAGAGGGTGGAGTTACTGCGGCAGGAGAAGGTGGAACAACTGCAGGTGGAGAAGGTGGGGCAACTACTGcgggagaagaaggaggaacTACAGCCGGAGAAGGGGAAGGAGCTGCAGCCGGGGAAGGAGCCGCAGCCGGAGAAGGGGAAAAAACTGCTGCCGGTGAAGGTGGAGCAACTACTGCAGGAGAAGGCGCAGAAACAGCAGCCGGAGAAGGTGGAGCAACGACAGccggagaaggaggagcaccCACCGCGGCCGAGGGAGAAGCAACGACCGCGGGAGCAGGTGGAGGAactcctgctgctgaaggCGAAGCTGCAACAGCGGCTGAGGgcggagccacagcagcggcacccGAGGGAGAGGCCACGACAGCGGCGGCCGAAGGGGAAACGCCAGCAGCACGAGCACCGCGAGTACCTCGATCACAACGAGCAGCACGAGCACCCCTAGCAGCGATGCACCACCTAATCTAA
- the LOC117891628 gene encoding skin secretory protein xP2 isoform X2, which translates to MRILQIVILTLIVAHPDQVLSARKRGKDKKADAKGGPCGKPYLRQLNGRCYYFSVKKMNWFGAQNNCLRKGLNLADLGSPEDYKAVLRFLNMRGNMEDYWFGGNDLQAEGRFTYISNGRMVRYMGELGLVEPTHRSNLDDCLEVRLRENSTMVTDDNCLEKQYFVCEKSEQKCATPTSDAVDNTQHSHEHLHHFHHDPAKGENKGGSVQEGMESDSRPVDNTNSAEVGESSLEAPQAPEEPAAAEPGAEPGAEPGAEPGAEPEQGAAPAPEEEGPIDESSPDEGPSDKSASDDETKDQTTPSTSRSEPPAGAENPPAEGGVTSPSAAQAAPGASVQPEGAQATTPGTLEGAPSAQAGPGGEAIATAGPGAEAPATGEAAGGEAAPGEGGATPPAEGGEAAPGEGGATPPAAGGEAAPGEGGATPPAAGGAANAGEAGAANAGEGGEVAAGEGGATTASEGGETKAGEGGESKAGEGGATPAGEGGETTAGEGGATAAAEGGETTAAGAAAEGAEATTAAGAEGAEAPKPAAGEGAEGGAETAAVEGEATAAPA; encoded by the exons ATGAGGATTCTTCAAATTGTGATACTGACCTTGATCGTAGCCCATCCCGATCAAGTTCTGTCCGCCCGCAAGCGCGGCAAGGACAAAAAAGCGGATGCCAAGGGAGGTCCTTGCGGGAAACCCTACCTGAGGCAGCTGAATGGAAGATGCTACTACTTCTCCGTTAAGAAG ATGAACTGGTTTGGGGCCCAGAACAATTGCCTGCGGAAGGGCCTCAATCTGGCGGATTTGGGCAGTCCGGAGGACTACAAAGCGGTGCTGCGCTTCCTGAACATGCGGGGCAACATGGAGGACTATTGGTTCGGGGGCAACGACCTGCAGGCGGAGGGCCGCTTCACCTACATCAGCAATGGTCGCATGGTCCGCTACATGGGGGAACTGGGCTTGGTGGAGCCGACGCATCGCTCCAACCTGGACGACTGTCTGGAGGTGAGGCTGCGGGAGAACAGCACCATGGTCACCGACGACAACTGCCTGGAGAAGCAGTACTTCGTCTGCGAGAAATCCGAGCAGAAGTGCGCCACGCCCACGAGCGACGCGGTGGACAACACGCAGCACAGCCACGAGCACTTGCATCACTTCCACCACGACCCGGCAAAAGGAGAGAACAAGGGAGGGAGCGTTCAGGAAGGTATGGAAAGCGATTCGCGGCCGGTTGATAATACGAATTCAGCGGAGGTTGGGGAATCGAGCCTTGAGGCACCGCAGGCGCCggaggagccagcagcagcggagccaGGGGCAGAGCCAGGGGCAGAGCCAGGGGCAGAACCAGGGGCAGAACCAGAACAGGGAGCCGCACCGGCACCAGAGGAGGAGGGACCGATCGACGAGAGTTCACCTGACGAGGGTCCATCTGACAAGAGCGCATCCGACGATGAAACTAAAGACCAAACCACTCCGTCTACTAGCAGAAGTGAACCTCCAGCGGGTGCTGAGAACCCACCAGCAGAGGGAGGCGTCACCAGCCCTTCCGCGGCTCAAGCTGCTCCTGGTGCCAGCGTCCAGCCAGAAGGTGCCCAAGCCACGACCCCCGGCACACTCGAGGGTGCTCCGAGCGCCCAGGCAGGCCCAGGTGGCGAAGCCATCGCCACTGCTGGTCCAGGTGCCGAAGCTCCAGCAACTGGCGAAGCTGCGGGCGGAGAAGCAGCTCCCGGAGAAGGCGGCGCAACTCCGCCGGCAGAAGGTGGAGAAGCTGCTCCCGGTGAAGGCGGAGCAACTCCACCGGCAGCAGGTGGAGAAGCTGCTCCCGGTGAAGGCGGAGCAACTCCACCGGCAGCAG GAGGCGCAGCTAAtgcaggagaagcaggagcagctaaTGCAGGAGAAGGCGGGGAAGTTGCAGCGGGCGAAGGAGGAGCAACTACGGCAAGTGAAGGCGGAGAGACTAAAGCCGGCGAGGGGGGAGAAAGCAAAGCGGGCGAAGGTGGAGCAACGCCTGCCGGAGAAGGTGGAGAAACAACAGCCGGAGAGGGCGGAGCTACTGCTGCGGCAGAAGGTGGAGAAACTACAGCCGCgggagcagctgctgaaggTGCCGAAGCCACCACTGCTGCCGGTGCTGAAGGTGCCGAGGCCCCCAAACCTGCCGCTGGTGAAGGTGCCGAAGGTGGTGCCGAAACTGCTGCAGTCGAAGGGGAAGCGACTGCAGCACCTGCATAA
- the LOC117891628 gene encoding uncharacterized transmembrane protein DDB_G0289901 isoform X4, with product MRILQIVILTLIVAHPDQVLSARKRGKDKKADAKGGPCGKPYLRQLNGRCYYFSVKKMNWFGAQNNCLRKGLNLADLGSPEDYKAVLRFLNMRGNMEDYWFGGNDLQAEGRFTYISNGRMVRYMGELGLVEPTHRSNLDDCLEVRLRENSTMVTDDNCLEKQYFVCEKSEQKCATPTSDAVDNTQHSHEHLHHFHHDPAKGENKGGSVQEGMESDSRPVDNTNSAEVGESSLEAPQAPEEPAAAEPGAEPGAEPGAEPGAEPEQGAAPAPEEEGPIDESSPDEGPSDKSASDDETKDQTTPSTSRSEPPAGAENPPAEGGVTSPSAAQAAPGASVQPEGAQATTPGTLEGAPSAQAGPGGEAIATAGPGAEAPATGEAAGGEAAPGEGGATPPAEGGAANAGEAGAANAGEGGEVAAGEGGATTASEGGETKAGEGGESKAGEGGATPAGEGGETTAGEGGATAAAEGGETTAAGAAAEGAEATTAAGAEGAEAPKPAAGEGAEGGAETAAVEGEATAAPA from the exons ATGAGGATTCTTCAAATTGTGATACTGACCTTGATCGTAGCCCATCCCGATCAAGTTCTGTCCGCCCGCAAGCGCGGCAAGGACAAAAAAGCGGATGCCAAGGGAGGTCCTTGCGGGAAACCCTACCTGAGGCAGCTGAATGGAAGATGCTACTACTTCTCCGTTAAGAAG ATGAACTGGTTTGGGGCCCAGAACAATTGCCTGCGGAAGGGCCTCAATCTGGCGGATTTGGGCAGTCCGGAGGACTACAAAGCGGTGCTGCGCTTCCTGAACATGCGGGGCAACATGGAGGACTATTGGTTCGGGGGCAACGACCTGCAGGCGGAGGGCCGCTTCACCTACATCAGCAATGGTCGCATGGTCCGCTACATGGGGGAACTGGGCTTGGTGGAGCCGACGCATCGCTCCAACCTGGACGACTGTCTGGAGGTGAGGCTGCGGGAGAACAGCACCATGGTCACCGACGACAACTGCCTGGAGAAGCAGTACTTCGTCTGCGAGAAATCCGAGCAGAAGTGCGCCACGCCCACGAGCGACGCGGTGGACAACACGCAGCACAGCCACGAGCACTTGCATCACTTCCACCACGACCCGGCAAAAGGAGAGAACAAGGGAGGGAGCGTTCAGGAAGGTATGGAAAGCGATTCGCGGCCGGTTGATAATACGAATTCAGCGGAGGTTGGGGAATCGAGCCTTGAGGCACCGCAGGCGCCggaggagccagcagcagcggagccaGGGGCAGAGCCAGGGGCAGAGCCAGGGGCAGAACCAGGGGCAGAACCAGAACAGGGAGCCGCACCGGCACCAGAGGAGGAGGGACCGATCGACGAGAGTTCACCTGACGAGGGTCCATCTGACAAGAGCGCATCCGACGATGAAACTAAAGACCAAACCACTCCGTCTACTAGCAGAAGTGAACCTCCAGCGGGTGCTGAGAACCCACCAGCAGAGGGAGGCGTCACCAGCCCTTCCGCGGCTCAAGCTGCTCCTGGTGCCAGCGTCCAGCCAGAAGGTGCCCAAGCCACGACCCCCGGCACACTCGAGGGTGCTCCGAGCGCCCAGGCAGGCCCAGGTGGCGAAGCCATCGCCACTGCTGGTCCAGGTGCCGAAGCTCCAGCAACTGGCGAAGCTGCGGGCGGAGAAGCAGCTCCCGGAGAAG GCGGAGCAACTCCACCGGCAGAAGGAGGCGCAGCTAAtgcaggagaagcaggagcagctaaTGCAGGAGAAGGCGGGGAAGTTGCAGCGGGCGAAGGAGGAGCAACTACGGCAAGTGAAGGCGGAGAGACTAAAGCCGGCGAGGGGGGAGAAAGCAAAGCGGGCGAAGGTGGAGCAACGCCTGCCGGAGAAGGTGGAGAAACAACAGCCGGAGAGGGCGGAGCTACTGCTGCGGCAGAAGGTGGAGAAACTACAGCCGCgggagcagctgctgaaggTGCCGAAGCCACCACTGCTGCCGGTGCTGAAGGTGCCGAGGCCCCCAAACCTGCCGCTGGTGAAGGTGCCGAAGGTGGTGCCGAAACTGCTGCAGTCGAAGGGGAAGCGACTGCAGCACCTGCATAA
- the LOC117891634 gene encoding late embryogenesis abundant protein ECP63 isoform X2, with protein MFPSRQNQTSLKNIGDKTASLFSKKKDEAEKLANDKALEAQKLAEEQAKKVGESVQQTKNEAEQLATSTAKDAAALATAEAQKAGQAIDQGVNRAAGAVNQTKQAVDNTVQQASAVAQNSKQVAANIADASQRAAANAVDQTKKAANDAINKSVKAAENVADQKLKQAEGAIDGALKQTSQAVDQKLNEANQYVDQKRGAAEKSFQDAASHAQESAGQQASQLLGKLSLAPK; from the exons ATGTTTCCTAGTCGCCAAAATCAAA CGTCGTTGAAGAACATTGGCGACAAGACCGCCAGTCTGTTCAGCAAGAAGAAGGATGAGGCTGAGAAGTTGGCCAACGACAAGGCTCTCGAGGCTCAGAAGCTGGCCGAGGAGCAGGCCAAGAAGGTTGGCGAGTCCGTGCAGCAGACCAAGAACGAGGCCGAGCAGTTGGCCACGAGCACAG CCAAGGATGCTGCCGCTCTGGCCACGGCCGAGGCCCAGAAGGCTGGCCAGGCTATCGATCAGGGTGTGAAtcgtgctgctggtgctgttaaCCAGACCAAGCAGGCTGTGGACAACACCGTGCAGCAGGCAAGTGCCGTCGCCCAGAACTCCAAGCAGGTGGCAGCCAACATTGCCGATGCATCGCAGCGCGCCGCCGCCAATGCCGTCGATCAGACCAAGAAGGCAGCCAACGATGCCATCAACAAGAGCGTCAAGGCCGCCGAGAACGTGGCCGAtcagaagctgaagcaggcTGAGGGCGCCATCGATGGGGCGCTCAAGCAGACCAGCCAGGCGGTGGACCAGAAGCTGAACGAGGCCAACCAGTACGTTGACCAGAAGCGCGGAGCCGCCGAGAAAAGTTTCCAGGACGCCGCCAGCCACGCCCAGGAGAGTGCCGGCCAGCAggccagccagctgctgggAAAGCTCAGCCTGGCCCCCAAGTAG